The following is a genomic window from Actinomadura sp. WMMB 499.
CAGTTCCACGATCAGCACGGCACCCGCCCCCGGCGGGTACTCGCACCGCACCGCCGCCTCGGCGGCCTCGATCGACAGCGCGTCCATCATCTCGATCGCCGCCGGGACGACCCCCGCGCCGATGATCGCCGACACGGCCGTCCCGCCCGCCTCGATCGACCCGAACGCCGCGAGCAGCGTCTGCACGGTCTCGGGCAGCCGGGTCAGCCGCACGGTGATCTTCGTGGCGATGCCGAGCGTGCCCTCCGCGCCGACGAACACGCCGAGCAGGTCGTAGCCCGGACCGTCCGCCGTCAGCTCCGCCAGTTCTCCGTCCGGCGTGACGACCTCGCAGGCCAGCACGTGGTGCGCGGTGAACCCGTACTTGAGGCAGTGCGCGCCGCCGGAGTTCTCCGCGACGTTCCCGCCGACCGAGCAGATCTGCTGGCTGGACGGGTCGGGCGCGAAGTAGTACCCGTGCGGCCGGACGGCCCGCGTCACGTCCAGGTTGATCACGCCGGGCTCGACCACCGCCCGCTGCCCCGGAATGTCGATCTCCAGGATCCGCCGCATCCGCGACGTCACGATCAGCACGCCGTCCGCGCGGGGGAGCGCCCCGCCGGACAGTCCCGTCCCCGATCCCCGCGCCACGTAGGGCACGCCCGCCGCGGCGCACTCGCGGACGATCGCCGCGACCTGCTCGGCGGTGTCGGGCAGGACGACGAGGGCGGGCGTGCACCGGTGGTTCGTCAGCCCGTCGCACTCGTAGGTCCGCAGCCGCACGGGGTCGGTGATGATCCGTTCCGGCCCCAGCGACGCGTTCAGGCGCCTCGCGAGCGCCTCCAGATCCGGCTCCATCCCTTGCACGATCCTCCCTGCCCCCGCCCGCCCGCAATGCCCGGACCGGCCGGCCCGTCGGGCCGGCCGGTCGCCCGCTCAGCCCATGCGCTCGTAGGCGGGGGTGGTGAGGAACTCGGAGTAGTCGTCGGCCAGGGTGACCTGCTTGAACAGGGTCACGGCCTCGTTGTACCGGGGCTCGTTGAACGCGTCGCCCAGCTCGGCGCGGATCTTGCCCAGCTCCTCGTCCAGCAACTGCTCGACCCAGTCCTTGGTGATCTTCCGGCCCTCGGCGGTGGACACGCCGTTGTAGATCCACTGCCACACCTGCGAGCGGGAGATCTCCGCGGTCGCCGCGTCCTCCATCAGGTTGTGGATGGCGACCGCGCCCGCGCCGTCCAGCCAGGTGGCCAGGTAGCGCAGCGCCACGTCGATGTTGTTGCGCAGCCCCTGCTCGGTGATGTCGCCGGGGGTGGCCTTGACGTTGAGCAGGTCCGCCGCGGTGACCCGCACGTCCTCGCGGAGCCGGCCGCGCTGGTTCGGCTCGTCGCCCAGCACGCCGTCGAAGACCTCGCGGCAGATCGGGACGAGGTCGGGATGCGCGACCCAGGAGCCGTCGAACCCGTCGCCGGACTCGCGCGTCTTGTCCGCCCGGACCTTCTCCAGCGCGACCTTGTTGACCTCCTCGTCCCGGCGGGACGGGATGAACGCGGCCATGCCGCCGATGGCGTGCGCGCCGCGCTTGTGGCAGCTGCGCACCAGCAGCTCGGTGTAGGCCCGCATGAACGGCGCGGTCATCGTGATGGCGTTGCGCTCGGGCAGGACGAAGTCGGGGCCGCGGTCGCGGAACTTCTTGATGACCGAGAACAGGTAGTCCCAGCGCCCGGCGTTCAGGCCCGCGGAGTGGTCGCGCAGCTCGTAGAGGATCTCCTCCATCTCGAACGCGGCCGGGATCGTCTCGATCAGGACGGTCGCGCGGATCGTGCCGCGCGGAATGTTCAGGTGGTCCTGCGCCAGGTTGAAGGCGTCGTTCCAGAGGCGAGCCTCCTGGTGGGCCTCCATCTTCGGCAGGTAGAAGTACGGGCCCTTGCCCTTGTCGATCTGCCGCTGCGCGCAGTGGAAGAAGTAGAGACCGAAGTCGAAGAGCGACCCGGACATGGGCTCGCCGTCGATCAGCAGGTGCTTCTCCAGCATGTGCCAGCCGCGCGGCCGGACGACGATGGTGGCCAGCTCGCCATCGCCCTTGAGCGCGTAGGACTTGCCGCTCTTGGCGTCGGTGAAGTCGATCGCGCGGTCGAGGGCGTCCCGCAGGTTGAGCTGGCCCTCGATCATGTTGTTCCACAGCGGGGTGTTGGCGTCCTCGAAGTCGGCCAGCCACACCTTCGCGCCCGAGTTCAGCGCGTTGATCGTCATCTTCCGGTCCGTCGGGCCGGTGATCTCGACGCGGCGGTCCTCGAGGCCCGGCGCGGGATCGGCGACGCGCCACGAGTCGTCCGCCCGGACGCTCGCGGTCTCGGGGAGGAAGTCGAGCGTCCCGCCCTCCGACAGCCGGCGCTGCCGCTCCGCGCGGGCCGCCAGCAGCTCCTTGCGGCGCCCGCCCAGCTCGCGCTGCAGGGCGGCGAGCAGGCCGAGCGCCTCCGGCGTCAGGATCTCCTCGTACCGGTCGCCGAGCGGCCCGGTGATCTCGATGCCGTCCTGGTTGCCCATCTGCCCCGCCCTTTCGTATAGCGAAATTCCGTTTCTGTTACGTGGAGAACGCTACTCGGCGGTCCAGCCGCCGGTCAAAGCGGGTCCGCCGCGCCGTCCCTCCGCACGCCCTGCTCCTGCTCTCCCCTGCGGCGCTCGCGGCAACCGCTCCCCGGAAGCGGTGCATAAGCAGGTGACGCGGGGGAAGGCGCGTGAGACGATCGCGGGGAAGACACAGCCGCGCCGCGGCGTTCTACCGAGGACATATGACTCAACCTTTCACTGCAGACCAGACACCAGACGAGTTCGAGCCGATGACCGGCGAGCTCGACCTCGAGGACCGGCGGGCACTGCGCCGCGTCGCCGGGCTGTCGACCGAGCTGATCGACGTCACCGAAGTCGAGTACCGATCCCTGCGACTGGAACGGGTCGTCCTGGTGGGCGTCTGGACCGAGGGCACCGCCGAGACCGCCGAGAACTCGCTGCGCGAGCTGGCGCTGCTCGCCGAGACGGCCGGGTCCGAAGTGCTCGAGGGCCTCGTGCAACGCCGCTCCCGGCCCGACCCCGCCACCTACATCGGTTCCGGCAAGGCCGCCGAACTGCGCGACGTCGTCATCGCGACCGGCGCCGACACCGTCATCTGCGACGGTGAGCTGGCCCCCAGCCAGCTGCGGCACCTGGAGGAGACCGTCCAGGTCAAGGTCATCGACCGGACGGCCCTGATCCTGGACATCTTCGCCCAGCACGCCAAGAGCCGCGAGGGCAAGGCGCAGGTCGAACTGGCCCAGCTCGACTACCTGCTGCCCCGCCTGCGCGGCTGGGGCGGGAACCTGTCCCGGCAGGTCGGCGGGCGCGCCGCCGGCGGCGTCGGGATCGGCGGCCGCGGCCCCGGCGAGACCAAGATCGAGCTGGACCGGCGGCGGATCCGCACCCGGATGGCCAAGCTGCGCCGGCAGATCACCGAGATGTCCAAGTCGCGCGACACCAAGCGCGGCGGGCGGCGCCGCCACGACGTCCCCGCCGTCGCCATCGCCGGCTACACCAACGCGGGCAAGTCGTCGCTGCTCAACCGGCTCACCGGTGCCGGGGTGCTGGTGGAGAACGCGCTGTTCGCCACCCTCGACCCCACCGTCCGGCGGGCCGAGACCCCCGGCGGCCGCGCCTACACGCTGGCCGACACCGTGGGGTTCGTCCGGCACCTGCCGCACCAGCTCGTCGAGGCGTTCCGCTCGACGCTGGAGGAGGTCTCCGACGCCGGGCTCGTCCTGCACGTCGTGGACGGCTCCGACCCCGACCCCGAGGCCCAGCTCGACGCCGTCCGCGAAGTCCTCCGCGAGATCGACGCCCAGGACATCCCCGAGATCGTCGTGATCAACAAGGCGGACGCCGCCGACGAGCTCGCCCTCGCCCGGCTGCGGCGCCGCGAGCCGAACAGCGTCGTCGTCTCGGCGCGGACCGGCTTCGGCATCGAGGAGCTGCGCGAGGCGATCGAGGCGGGGCTTCCCGGCCTCGAGGCCGAACTGCACGTGCTCGTCCCGTACGAGCGCGGCGATCTGGTCGCGCAGGTCCACGAGCGCGGCGAGGTCCTCAAGCAGGAGCACGTCGCCGAGGGCACGATGCTGCACGCGCGCGTCCCCGACGACCTCGCCGCCGAACTCGCCCGGTACGAGGCCGCCCCCGCCTGACCCGTGAACCCCACCGGACCCGTTCCGGTGGGGTTTTCGGTCGAGATTCGGGTGAATTCCGGCCATTCCTAAATGGACGCTCGGTCGCCGAACGGTGACAGCTTCACCAATCGACTTGACGGTTCGGGCGAATTCCGTACGGTCATAGGGCTAGGGGCGGGGTGACGGCCGCCGATGCGCCTCGATCAAAGGTTGTCGGAGGGGCCGTCGGTGCACTACCGTGACGGAACCGATATCTCCGGTCTCGTTGCCCGTGGTGGTCCGTGATCACCCGACCCTCCAACGGTGAATCGCCGGCACCCAGTCGGCGTTTCGGATCGAGAACAGGTGGATCACTCCATGGCGTCCGGTACCGCGTCGTCTCCTCAAGGCCGGTGAACCAATGACGGTACGGCTGTTGACGAACATCGGCAGGCTCTGGACGGGCACCGACGTCTGCAGCAACGCCGCCGTGCTCATCCACGACGACCGGATCGTCTGGGCCGGCCCCGCGTCCGACCTCCCGCAGAGCATCCCGGGCGTCATCGACGACATCGTCGACGTCGACCACGTGGAGAACCTCGGCGGCGGCCTCGTCACCCCCGGGCTCATCGACGCCCACGCGCACCCGGTCTACGCGGGGAACCGCTGGGCCGAACTCGCGATGCGCACCAGCGGCTCGTCCCACTCCGCCATCGCGGCCGCCGGGGGCGGCGTCAACTCCACGGTCACCGTCACCCGCGGCACCGACCCCTGGACCCTGTGCAACGGCGTCCGCGAACGCCTCCGCCAGTGGATCATCGCCGGGACCACCACCGTCGAGGCCAAGACCGGCTACCACCTCACCCGTGACGGCGAACTCGCCGACATCCGGATGCTGCGCTCCCTCGAGTCCGAGCCCTCGATGCCGCGCATCCACGCGACGTTCCTCGCCGCCCACATCCTCCCGCCCGAGTTCTTCGGCCGCCGCCGCGACTACATCGAGGCCGTCCGCCTCTGGGCCGGCGACGCCGGCGTCGCGGGCGCCGACAGCATCGACGTCTACTGCGACGAGGGCCACTTCACCGCCGAGGAGGCCCGCGCGCTCCTGCTCACCGGAAAGCGCGCCGGCCTGAAGGCCCGCATGCACGCCTGCGCCAACGAGCGCGTCGGCGCCGCCCAGGTCGCCGCCGAGGTCGGCTGCGCCTCCGCCGACCTGCTCACCCAGGCCAACGACGACGACATCAAGGCCCTCGCCCACGCCGGCGTCACCGCCACCGTGTGCCCCGGCAGCGCCCTCAACAGCACCCGCGCGCCCGCCCCCGTCCGGCAGATGCTCGACCGCGGCGTCACCGTCGCCCTCGGCACCGACCACAACCCGGGCCAGTGCGGCATCACCTCCATGCCTCTGGTGATCGGCCTCGCCGTCGCCATGTTCGGCCTCAGCGTCACCGAGGCGCTGCGGGCCGCCACGCTCGGCGGCGCCGCCGCCCTCCGCTACGGCGACCGCGGCTCCCTGGCCCCCGGCATGCTCGCCGACATCGTGCTCTGGGACGCCGACCACGAGGGCGCCTTCGCCTGGGCCTTCGGCCTGCGCGCACACCGCGTATGGCGCGGCGGCGTCCCCGTCCAGCCCTGACCCGCCGGGACGAGCACCTCCCCGGGACGGCCGGACCGGGGCGGCGCGACCGGACCGGCGCGCGACACGCGACCGGTGCCGCCGCCGGCCGGTGAGGCATGGTCGGCACGATGCTCGACCAGTGCGGCGCACCGGGTGCGGTGTCCGGCCGGTGAGGCACACCGGATCGGGCGGCCCTCGTCCCGACGGCGCACGACGGCATGCGAGCGGGCGGCCGGTGCGGACCGGGAACCGGGGAGGCGGCGGAGTTATCCACAGCTCCTGATTCTCGGACGGCACCCCGCCACCGGCTCCTAGCGTCGGCCACATGAAAGCGTCCGACCGCCTGCAGGCACTCGTCGACCGGGTGCGGGTCCCGGCCGCGCCCCCGCAGGAACCGCCCGCCGCCCGCTTACGCGCGGCACCCGACCGTCCGGGGGTCCGCGCCCTCGTCATCGTCGCCGTGATCGCCGCCGTCGTGGCCGCCGGGTACCTGTGGGCCTCCAGGCCGCGCCCGCACGCCGCACCGGCGACGGACGCGAGCGTGGCGACGCTCGCCGCCGGCCCGAGCGCCCCAAGTGCGCCGAGCGAGTCCGCCGCCCCCACCGGCACGGTCGTCGTCCACGTCCTCGGGAAGGTGCAGAAACCGGGCGTGATCACACTCCCGGCGGGCTCCCGCGTCGCCGAAGCGCTCGAGGCCGCCGGAGGCGTGCGGCGCGGCGCGAAGACGGGCCCCCTCAACCTCGCCCGCAAGGTGGTGGACGGGGAACAGATCCCGGTCGGCGTCCCCGCCCCGACACCTCCTCCCGGCGTCCCGCCGCCCGGGGCGCCGCCGCCCGGCGCGCCGAGCAGCGACGGCGTGCCGGTGAACCTCAACACCGCCACCGTCGACCAGCTCGACGAACTGCCCGGAGTGGGGCCCGTCCTCGCCGGGCGCATCATCGAGTACCGCACCGCGAACGGCGGCTTTCGCTCCGTCGACCAACTCCAGGACGTCAACGGCATCGGCGCCGCCCGCTTCGCCGACCTCAAGTCCCGAGTGCGCACATGAACGCCCCCCTCCACCGCCCCCCGCCTGCGGCCCCCAAGGCGACTGCAGCGCGCACGGCGCGTGCGGCGCGCACGGCGCGTGCGGCGCATGCGGCGCGTGCGGTGTGTGCGGCGCGCACGGCGCATGCGGCGCGTGCGGTGTGTGCGGCGCGCAGGGCGCGTGCGGTGTGTGCGGCGGCGTGGTGCCTGCGGGGCGTATGGCACTTGCGGTGTGTGTGGTCTGTGCGGCGTGCATGTCGCGCAAGTCGCGTGCGTCGCGCACGAAGCGGACGTGGCCGATGGCGTGCATGTGGGTGCGGCGTTCACGGGGTGTGCGGCGTGTACGGGCGTACGGCGTGCACGTTGCGCACATCGCAAGCGGCGAGCACCTCGGGCGCGGTGAGCACGGCGAGCAGGGGGCGTACGGCGGCGGCCGCGGGCCGGACGGTCACGCGACGGGAGGGGCCGTTCGTCGGCGGGGAAGGGGAGGTTCGCGGTGAACCATGATCTGCGCCTTGTCCTGCCCGCTCTGGCGGCGTGGGTCACGGCCGCCGTCGCCATCGGGGTAGCCCCGGCCGTGTCCTACGCGCTCGCCGCCGCGGCGGCGGTCGGCGCCCTCTGCGTCCTGGCGCCCCGCCGGGCAGGGGCGGCGCCGCGCCTGCTCGTGGCCGGGGCGGTGCTCGCGTGCGCCGCCGCCTCCGCCATCGGCGTCGCGCTGCGCGCCACCGCGGTCGGTACCGGCCCGGTGCCCGACCTGGCCCGCGCCGGGCGCACCGCGACCGTCGAGGCCGTCGTCACCGGAGACCCGCAGGCAACGGTGGGCGCCTCCCGGCGGACGATCACGCTCCGGGCGCGCGTGGAAGCCGTGCGGAGCACCGATGTCCGCGTCCCGGTCCTGCTCATCGCGCACGACGGCCGCTGGCTCGACCTCGTCCCCAGCCAGCGGGTGCGGTTCACCGGGTGGTTCCGGGAGCCCCGGGAGGACCGGTTGCTGGCCGCCGTGGTCCTCGTCCGGGGCTCCCCGTCCGTGCTGTCCCCGCCGTCCGGAGTGCAGCGCGCGGCCGAGACCGTCCGCGCCAGGCTGCGCGCCGCCACCGACGTCCTGCCACCCGGGCAGCGCGGGGTGCTGCCCGCCATGGTGGTCGGCGACACGTCCCGGATCCCGCCGGACCTCGCCGACGACTTCCGCACGGCGGGACTCACCCATCTCCTCGTCGTGTCCGGTGCGAACCTCGCGATCGTGATCGGCGCGGTGGTCGGCCTGTGCCGCCTGGCCGGGCTCGGCCGCCGCCGCGCGCCTCCGCTCGCCGTTCTCGCGGTCTGCGCGTTCGTCGTCGTGGCACGACCGGAGCCGAGCGTGCTGCGCGCGGCCGTCATGGGCGTCGTCGGCCTGCTGGCCCTGTTCACCGGGCGGCGGCGGCAGGGCCTGCCCGCGCTCGGCGCGGCGGTACTGCTGCTCGTCCTGATCGACCCCGCCTTGGCGCGGTCCTACGGGTTCGCGCTGTCGGTGGCGGCGACCGCGGGACTGCTCGTCCTCGCGCCACCCTGGCGCGACCGGCTCGCCCGGTACCTGCCAGGGCCGTTGGCGGACGCCCTCGCCGTCGCGGCGGCGGCCCAGACGGCCGTCGCCCCGATCCTCGTCATGCTGTCCGGAGAGGTCGGTGTCGTCTCGGTGTTCGCGAACCTGCTGGCCGCCCCCGTCGTGGCCCCCGCCACGCTGCTCGGCGCACTCGCCGCGGTCGTCGCACCGTTCTCGCTGCCGCCCGCCCGGCTCCTGGTCCGTCCCGCGGGCCTCGCCGTCGGCTGGATCATCGGGATCGCGCGCGTCACCGCCGACCTCCCGTACGCGACCGTGCCGTGGCTGGGTGGCGGCCTCGGCGCGCTGACCCTCCTGGTCGCGGCAGGCGGGGTCCTCCTCGTCCT
Proteins encoded in this region:
- a CDS encoding FAD-linked oxidase C-terminal domain-containing protein, which codes for MEPDLEALARRLNASLGPERIITDPVRLRTYECDGLTNHRCTPALVVLPDTAEQVAAIVRECAAAGVPYVARGSGTGLSGGALPRADGVLIVTSRMRRILEIDIPGQRAVVEPGVINLDVTRAVRPHGYYFAPDPSSQQICSVGGNVAENSGGAHCLKYGFTAHHVLACEVVTPDGELAELTADGPGYDLLGVFVGAEGTLGIATKITVRLTRLPETVQTLLAAFGSIEAGGTAVSAIIGAGVVPAAIEMMDALSIEAAEAAVRCEYPPGAGAVLIVELDGPESAVAAQFAQVEKLCRDAGAFEIRVAAGDAERALIWTGRKSAFAAVGRISPAYIVQDGVIPRTALPQVLARIDELSAESGVRVANVFHAGDGNLHPLVLFDDAEEGAGARAEEVSGAILDLCIEHGGSITGEHGVGVDKSRYMPRMFTDADLDTMQMVRCGFDPAGLCNPGKVFPTPRMCGEVPGVRKGPHPFAGKADLF
- the aceB gene encoding malate synthase A — protein: MGNQDGIEITGPLGDRYEEILTPEALGLLAALQRELGGRRKELLAARAERQRRLSEGGTLDFLPETASVRADDSWRVADPAPGLEDRRVEITGPTDRKMTINALNSGAKVWLADFEDANTPLWNNMIEGQLNLRDALDRAIDFTDAKSGKSYALKGDGELATIVVRPRGWHMLEKHLLIDGEPMSGSLFDFGLYFFHCAQRQIDKGKGPYFYLPKMEAHQEARLWNDAFNLAQDHLNIPRGTIRATVLIETIPAAFEMEEILYELRDHSAGLNAGRWDYLFSVIKKFRDRGPDFVLPERNAITMTAPFMRAYTELLVRSCHKRGAHAIGGMAAFIPSRRDEEVNKVALEKVRADKTRESGDGFDGSWVAHPDLVPICREVFDGVLGDEPNQRGRLREDVRVTAADLLNVKATPGDITEQGLRNNIDVALRYLATWLDGAGAVAIHNLMEDAATAEISRSQVWQWIYNGVSTAEGRKITKDWVEQLLDEELGKIRAELGDAFNEPRYNEAVTLFKQVTLADDYSEFLTTPAYERMG
- the hflX gene encoding GTPase HflX; amino-acid sequence: MTGELDLEDRRALRRVAGLSTELIDVTEVEYRSLRLERVVLVGVWTEGTAETAENSLRELALLAETAGSEVLEGLVQRRSRPDPATYIGSGKAAELRDVVIATGADTVICDGELAPSQLRHLEETVQVKVIDRTALILDIFAQHAKSREGKAQVELAQLDYLLPRLRGWGGNLSRQVGGRAAGGVGIGGRGPGETKIELDRRRIRTRMAKLRRQITEMSKSRDTKRGGRRRHDVPAVAIAGYTNAGKSSLLNRLTGAGVLVENALFATLDPTVRRAETPGGRAYTLADTVGFVRHLPHQLVEAFRSTLEEVSDAGLVLHVVDGSDPDPEAQLDAVREVLREIDAQDIPEIVVINKADAADELALARLRRREPNSVVVSARTGFGIEELREAIEAGLPGLEAELHVLVPYERGDLVAQVHERGEVLKQEHVAEGTMLHARVPDDLAAELARYEAAPA
- the hutI gene encoding imidazolonepropionase, whose translation is MTVRLLTNIGRLWTGTDVCSNAAVLIHDDRIVWAGPASDLPQSIPGVIDDIVDVDHVENLGGGLVTPGLIDAHAHPVYAGNRWAELAMRTSGSSHSAIAAAGGGVNSTVTVTRGTDPWTLCNGVRERLRQWIIAGTTTVEAKTGYHLTRDGELADIRMLRSLESEPSMPRIHATFLAAHILPPEFFGRRRDYIEAVRLWAGDAGVAGADSIDVYCDEGHFTAEEARALLLTGKRAGLKARMHACANERVGAAQVAAEVGCASADLLTQANDDDIKALAHAGVTATVCPGSALNSTRAPAPVRQMLDRGVTVALGTDHNPGQCGITSMPLVIGLAVAMFGLSVTEALRAATLGGAAALRYGDRGSLAPGMLADIVLWDADHEGAFAWAFGLRAHRVWRGGVPVQP
- a CDS encoding ComEA family DNA-binding protein, which gives rise to MKASDRLQALVDRVRVPAAPPQEPPAARLRAAPDRPGVRALVIVAVIAAVVAAGYLWASRPRPHAAPATDASVATLAAGPSAPSAPSESAAPTGTVVVHVLGKVQKPGVITLPAGSRVAEALEAAGGVRRGAKTGPLNLARKVVDGEQIPVGVPAPTPPPGVPPPGAPPPGAPSSDGVPVNLNTATVDQLDELPGVGPVLAGRIIEYRTANGGFRSVDQLQDVNGIGAARFADLKSRVRT
- a CDS encoding ComEC/Rec2 family competence protein is translated as MNHDLRLVLPALAAWVTAAVAIGVAPAVSYALAAAAAVGALCVLAPRRAGAAPRLLVAGAVLACAAASAIGVALRATAVGTGPVPDLARAGRTATVEAVVTGDPQATVGASRRTITLRARVEAVRSTDVRVPVLLIAHDGRWLDLVPSQRVRFTGWFREPREDRLLAAVVLVRGSPSVLSPPSGVQRAAETVRARLRAATDVLPPGQRGVLPAMVVGDTSRIPPDLADDFRTAGLTHLLVVSGANLAIVIGAVVGLCRLAGLGRRRAPPLAVLAVCAFVVVARPEPSVLRAAVMGVVGLLALFTGRRRQGLPALGAAVLLLVLIDPALARSYGFALSVAATAGLLVLAPPWRDRLARYLPGPLADALAVAAAAQTAVAPILVMLSGEVGVVSVFANLLAAPVVAPATLLGALAAVVAPFSLPPARLLVRPAGLAVGWIIGIARVTADLPYATVPWLGGGLGALTLLVAAGGVLLVLRSPPVRLAVAAVLAGIMIAVVALRVTAPGWPPPGWRMVACDVGQGDAIVLSAGAGRAVVVDAGPDPGAVDACLDRLKITDVPLLVITHPHADHVDGTPGVRAGRTVRRILTTPRTSGRAARLARGVMARPALTGQRWRIGDLTLAVIAPLTTGPPLTRSDDGSTINNASVVLVARGPGFSALLTGDLEADAQRALASGVPPVEVLKVPHHGSRSQDARFLAAARASIALVSAGRGNDYGHPSPATLDLLRRLDVRVHRTDREGDIAVVRTATGLATVSRE